A region from the Kribbella shirazensis genome encodes:
- a CDS encoding epoxide hydrolase family protein, with amino-acid sequence MPRPTSDVQAFEAHASDADLDDLHARLAAARLPEAETVSRAAPRRWDQGVPLADLVDLVNYWHTGYDWRSFEARVNRIGFRTTIDELGIHFLHRRSARADATPLILTHGWPGSIAEFIDVVDELADPDDADAPAFHVVVPSLPGFGYSDKPATTGWGTEKIAAAWVELMGRLGYSKFAAHGGDWGGVVTAVLGGRYPTNVLGIHTTLAQAPPGLTTDGLTAVERQWTEETRAFYEGPRGAYAKQQATRPQTIGYSLVDSPVGLLAWILDKFAEWSDTDDSPFETISRDRLLDDVTLYWLTRTGASSARIYYESHNSLDPELRVDVPAAITIYPRDIEKCPRLWAQERYRQIVRWTTPESGGHFPSLEVPNQFTKDLQEGLAAVLSANR; translated from the coding sequence ATGCCCCGTCCAACCAGCGACGTACAAGCATTCGAAGCCCACGCCTCTGACGCCGACCTCGACGATCTGCACGCCCGCCTGGCCGCGGCGCGGCTACCGGAGGCTGAGACGGTCTCTCGCGCCGCCCCTCGCCGATGGGACCAGGGCGTACCTCTCGCCGACCTCGTCGATCTCGTGAACTACTGGCACACCGGGTACGACTGGCGGTCGTTCGAAGCGCGCGTCAACCGGATCGGGTTCCGCACGACCATCGATGAGCTGGGAATCCACTTCCTGCACCGCCGGTCTGCGCGCGCGGATGCGACTCCTCTGATCTTGACCCACGGCTGGCCAGGCAGCATCGCTGAGTTCATCGATGTCGTGGACGAGCTGGCGGATCCTGACGATGCAGACGCGCCGGCGTTCCACGTCGTGGTCCCGTCGCTCCCTGGCTTTGGTTACAGCGACAAGCCGGCCACCACCGGGTGGGGCACCGAAAAGATCGCGGCCGCATGGGTGGAACTGATGGGAAGGCTCGGCTACAGCAAGTTCGCAGCCCACGGCGGCGATTGGGGAGGTGTGGTTACCGCGGTCCTCGGCGGCAGGTACCCGACGAACGTTCTCGGCATCCACACAACTCTCGCGCAGGCACCGCCTGGATTGACAACAGACGGGCTGACGGCGGTCGAGCGCCAGTGGACCGAGGAAACCCGCGCCTTCTACGAAGGCCCGCGCGGCGCGTACGCGAAGCAGCAAGCGACCCGACCGCAGACCATCGGCTACTCGCTCGTCGACTCACCGGTAGGCCTTCTTGCCTGGATCCTGGACAAGTTCGCCGAGTGGTCGGACACCGACGACAGTCCGTTCGAGACGATTTCCAGAGACAGGCTTCTTGACGACGTCACCCTGTACTGGCTGACGCGAACCGGCGCCTCATCGGCCCGCATCTACTACGAAAGCCACAACTCACTCGACCCCGAACTCCGGGTCGACGTCCCAGCAGCAATCACCATCTATCCCCGCGACATCGAGAAGTGCCCACGCCTCTGGGCCCAGGAGCGCTACCGCCAAATCGTCCGCTGGACGACACCCGAATCCGGGGGCCACTTCCCGTCCCTGGAGGTCCCCAACCAGTTCACCAAAGACCTGCAAGAGGGCCTCGCAGCAGTACTGTCCGCCAACCGCTGA
- a CDS encoding CGNR zinc finger domain-containing protein, translated as MRAGFPDFRLGNVLATSFTGTLSERHGDAVERIPTPQRLMDWLAVNGLAVEGCTTAQLDLARELRESIHAAATAAAIHDALPTSAVQVINDRSAQGRAAAVLTPEGKRRWLLSSASCVEDALSVIAADAISIIAGERDGRLALCASPTCQAAFFDTSQSRTRRWCDMNTCGNRQKKARFNASRRKNPGSAD; from the coding sequence ATGCGTGCTGGGTTCCCCGATTTCCGCCTCGGTAACGTGCTGGCGACCAGCTTCACGGGGACTCTGTCGGAGCGTCATGGCGACGCTGTGGAGCGCATTCCCACGCCGCAGCGACTCATGGACTGGCTGGCGGTGAACGGGCTCGCCGTGGAGGGCTGCACCACCGCCCAGCTCGACCTCGCTCGGGAACTGAGGGAGTCGATTCACGCCGCTGCGACAGCGGCCGCGATCCACGACGCGCTCCCTACGTCTGCTGTCCAAGTCATCAATGACCGCAGCGCTCAAGGTCGGGCCGCGGCTGTGCTCACGCCCGAAGGTAAGCGGCGGTGGCTACTCAGCTCGGCTTCCTGCGTCGAAGATGCGCTCAGCGTGATCGCCGCCGACGCGATCAGCATCATCGCCGGCGAACGAGACGGAAGACTGGCGTTGTGTGCGTCACCAACCTGCCAAGCCGCCTTCTTCGACACCAGCCAGAGCCGCACCCGCAGATGGTGTGACATGAACACGTGCGGCAACCGACAGAAGAAGGCCCGCTTCAACGCCAGCCGGCGCAAGAACCCCGGATCAGCGGACTGA
- a CDS encoding SAM-dependent methyltransferase gives MQPEVRSEEPARPEESGALEVVRAALLDQGGLVRGVASGRRRGMEAPAYLRVEVRYVDLKGLRHLQITEFDERQAHTRNVPDADVEKAVDELLGLAYGSWHVETTSETLRLRYTKKGKELLHRQEDHREQETSHDRVKRRVLDPAAPFLIELGISDHQGRVKPSRQAKYKQIEEFCKLLAPALEEAVAAGRIATGRPLQVVDLGCGNAYLTLAAYHLLTVAGHDVRMTGIDHNPAARKRNTRVVEALGWQDHLRFLDATIEGAELDVRPDVVLALHACDTATDDALARAVRWEAPLVLAAPCCHHDIQKQLKSVTPPAPYALMTRYGIVRERFADVLTDSLRAAVLRQVGYRVEVVQFVDSQHTPRNLLLRAARTGAKPTPDLRAEYQAMVTEWQVKPRLAQLLLPADPAGSPADRPAGAEVVS, from the coding sequence GTGCAGCCTGAGGTGCGGTCGGAGGAGCCGGCGCGGCCGGAGGAATCCGGTGCGCTGGAGGTTGTGCGTGCTGCGTTGCTCGACCAGGGAGGGTTGGTCCGGGGCGTCGCGTCCGGGCGGCGGCGGGGGATGGAGGCACCGGCGTACCTGCGGGTCGAGGTGCGGTACGTCGATCTGAAGGGGCTGCGGCACCTGCAGATCACCGAGTTCGACGAGCGTCAGGCGCACACCCGGAACGTGCCGGACGCGGACGTGGAGAAGGCGGTCGACGAGCTGCTCGGGCTCGCGTACGGGTCGTGGCATGTGGAGACGACGAGCGAGACTCTGCGGCTGCGGTACACGAAGAAGGGCAAGGAGCTGCTGCACCGGCAGGAGGATCACCGGGAGCAGGAGACCAGTCATGACCGGGTGAAGCGGCGGGTGCTCGATCCGGCGGCGCCGTTCCTGATCGAGCTGGGCATCAGTGATCACCAGGGACGGGTGAAGCCGTCGCGGCAGGCGAAGTACAAGCAGATCGAGGAGTTCTGCAAGCTGCTCGCGCCGGCGCTCGAGGAGGCGGTCGCGGCGGGGCGGATCGCGACCGGGCGGCCGTTGCAGGTGGTCGATCTCGGCTGCGGGAACGCGTACCTCACGCTGGCGGCGTACCACCTGCTGACTGTTGCGGGGCACGACGTACGGATGACCGGTATCGACCACAACCCCGCGGCGCGGAAGCGGAACACGCGGGTGGTCGAGGCGCTGGGTTGGCAGGATCACCTGCGGTTCCTGGACGCGACCATCGAAGGTGCGGAGCTGGACGTGCGGCCGGACGTCGTGCTGGCGCTGCACGCGTGCGACACGGCGACCGACGACGCGCTCGCGCGGGCCGTGCGGTGGGAGGCTCCGCTGGTTCTCGCCGCTCCGTGTTGTCACCACGACATCCAAAAGCAGCTGAAGAGCGTCACACCACCGGCGCCTTATGCGCTGATGACGAGATATGGCATCGTTCGTGAGCGGTTCGCCGACGTACTGACGGATTCACTGCGAGCGGCGGTGCTGCGACAGGTCGGTTACCGGGTGGAGGTCGTGCAGTTCGTGGACAGTCAGCACACGCCGCGCAATCTGCTGCTCCGCGCCGCGCGCACCGGCGCCAAGCCGACCCCCGACCTGCGCGCCGAGTACCAGGCCATGGTCACCGAATGGCAGGTGAAGCCGCGCCTGGCGCAGCTCCTGCTGCCGGCCGACCCCGCCGGTTCGCCGGCCGACCGGCCTGCGGGTGCCGAGGTGGTTTCGTGA
- the serC gene encoding phosphoserine transaminase: MTSANIQIPAELKPADGRFGAGPSKVRPEAVAALATEGAKLLGTSHRQAPVKNLVKRVQEGVSELFQLPDGYQVVLGNGGSTAFWDIATFGLIREKSQHLSFGEFSSKFAKAAQQAPHLGDPTIVKSDPGTRPVAVAEAGVDLYAWPHNETSTGVMAPVQRVEGADEGALVAIDATSGAGGLPVDINQVDAYYFAPQKCFASDGGLWIAILSPAALARVEEITASGRWIPAFLDLATAIDNSGKNQTYNTPSLATLFLMAEQTDWINSQGGLEWSVGRTTDSSNRLYTWAEKSEYATPYVADADARSLVIGTIDLDDSIDAAAVAKTLRANGIVDTEPYRKLGRNQLRVAMFPAVDPDDVEKLTQAIDYVVENLK; encoded by the coding sequence GTGACCAGCGCCAACATTCAGATCCCTGCAGAGCTCAAGCCCGCGGACGGCCGCTTCGGTGCGGGTCCGTCGAAGGTGCGCCCGGAAGCCGTCGCCGCGCTGGCGACCGAGGGCGCCAAGCTGCTCGGCACCTCCCACCGGCAGGCGCCGGTGAAGAACCTCGTGAAGCGGGTCCAGGAGGGCGTCTCCGAGCTGTTCCAGCTGCCGGACGGGTACCAGGTCGTCCTCGGGAACGGCGGCTCGACGGCGTTCTGGGACATCGCGACGTTCGGGCTGATCCGGGAGAAGAGCCAGCACCTGAGCTTCGGCGAGTTCTCCTCGAAGTTCGCCAAGGCCGCCCAGCAGGCACCGCACCTCGGCGACCCGACGATCGTGAAGTCCGACCCCGGCACCCGCCCGGTCGCGGTGGCGGAGGCCGGCGTCGACCTGTACGCGTGGCCGCACAACGAGACCTCCACCGGTGTGATGGCGCCGGTCCAGCGGGTCGAGGGCGCCGACGAGGGCGCGCTGGTCGCGATCGACGCCACGTCGGGCGCGGGCGGTCTGCCGGTCGACATCAACCAGGTCGACGCGTACTACTTCGCGCCGCAGAAGTGCTTCGCCTCCGACGGCGGCCTGTGGATCGCGATCCTGAGCCCGGCCGCGCTGGCCCGCGTCGAGGAGATCACGGCTTCCGGGCGGTGGATCCCGGCGTTCCTGGACCTCGCGACCGCGATCGACAACTCGGGCAAGAACCAGACCTACAACACGCCGTCGCTGGCCACGCTGTTCCTGATGGCGGAGCAGACCGACTGGATCAACAGCCAGGGCGGCCTCGAGTGGAGCGTCGGCCGTACGACGGACTCGAGCAACCGGCTGTACACGTGGGCCGAGAAGTCCGAGTACGCCACGCCGTACGTCGCCGACGCCGACGCCCGCTCGCTCGTCATCGGCACCATCGACCTCGACGACTCGATCGACGCCGCCGCGGTCGCCAAGACGCTGCGCGCCAACGGCATCGTCGACACCGAGCCGTACCGCAAGCTGGGCCGCAACCAGCTCCGGGTCGCGATGTTCCCGGCGGTCGATCCCGACGACGTCGAGAAGCTCACCCAGGCCATCGACTACGTCGTCGAGAACCTCAAGTAA